In Mycobacterium sp. Aquia_216, a genomic segment contains:
- a CDS encoding TetR/AcrR family transcriptional regulator: MAVGRPREFDPDMVEDIAMKLFWDRGFDGVSISDLTDATGVNRRGIYAEFGSKEGVFERAKHRYINGPGSYMAVALTRTTAREVAEAMVHGAADATSGDPDGCLLVGNAAGLAEFRDAAARELARRFDQAVAAGELSDVDTLLLARWISAVCQGIAIQARSGADREELHAIADLALVGWPKS; this comes from the coding sequence ATGGCGGTAGGGCGACCCCGGGAGTTCGATCCCGACATGGTCGAAGACATCGCGATGAAGCTGTTCTGGGACCGTGGCTTCGACGGTGTGTCGATCAGTGATCTGACCGACGCAACCGGGGTGAACCGCCGCGGTATCTATGCCGAGTTCGGCTCGAAAGAAGGAGTCTTCGAGCGGGCAAAGCACCGGTACATCAATGGCCCGGGCAGCTACATGGCAGTGGCGCTCACTCGTACGACCGCGCGCGAGGTTGCCGAAGCCATGGTGCACGGGGCGGCCGACGCGACCTCCGGCGACCCAGATGGCTGCCTGCTGGTCGGAAATGCGGCCGGACTGGCCGAGTTTCGTGATGCGGCGGCGCGGGAGCTGGCACGCCGGTTCGACCAAGCGGTGGCCGCAGGCGAACTGTCCGACGTAGACACCCTGTTGCTGGCTCGCTGGATTAGCGCTGTCTGCCAAGGGATTGCGATCCAGGCCCGCAGCGGTGCCGACCGTGAGGAACTGCACGCGATCGCCGATCTGGCCTTGGTGGGCTGGCCGAAGTCGTAA
- a CDS encoding PPE family protein: MYFVLLPPEINSGRMYSGPGSGPLLAAAGSWESLAAELEIAATTTTSVLSDLTSLHWRGPAAESMVAAAAPYVRWLATVAEQTKQTAMQARAAAAAYEQAHAMTVPPIAVAANRTRLATLIATNFFGQNTPAIAATEAQYAEYWAQDAAAMYGYAINGAMATRLPQLSSPHQTTKPDGRAAQNAAVTKAVSDAVTTNAPPQPISATPSTAVTLPSNPLVPDDFSVLDALLTFPPTIGEMADVESIPQDIIGVANNLGLLSGLGMAAAPTEVIPALSAASQLISATSSVGASLGSGNLTVTLSRAVSIGSMSVPASWTTSPTSLTSVVPDAGVCALTGTGEPGASGSSVPGIPGMRPPSRATLVVPRYGVRITVMTRPLSGG; this comes from the coding sequence ATGTATTTCGTGCTTCTGCCGCCAGAGATCAACTCTGGCCGAATGTATAGCGGCCCGGGCTCGGGCCCGCTTTTGGCCGCCGCGGGCAGCTGGGAGTCCCTGGCTGCCGAGTTGGAAATCGCAGCTACGACAACCACATCGGTGCTTTCGGACCTGACCAGCCTGCACTGGCGCGGGCCCGCCGCGGAGTCGATGGTGGCGGCGGCCGCACCCTATGTAAGGTGGCTAGCCACGGTCGCCGAGCAGACCAAGCAAACAGCCATGCAGGCCAGGGCGGCCGCCGCAGCCTATGAGCAGGCACATGCGATGACCGTGCCCCCCATCGCGGTGGCGGCCAACCGAACCCGGCTAGCCACATTGATTGCGACAAACTTCTTCGGCCAGAACACCCCGGCGATCGCCGCGACCGAAGCGCAATACGCCGAGTATTGGGCCCAGGACGCCGCGGCGATGTACGGCTACGCCATCAACGGCGCGATGGCGACGCGGTTGCCCCAGTTGTCCTCCCCGCACCAAACCACCAAACCCGACGGACGAGCCGCTCAAAACGCTGCCGTCACTAAAGCAGTCAGCGACGCCGTCACCACAAACGCACCGCCGCAACCGATTTCGGCGACGCCAAGCACGGCGGTAACCCTGCCGTCGAACCCGTTGGTCCCTGACGACTTCAGTGTCCTTGACGCGTTGTTGACTTTTCCTCCGACGATCGGTGAGATGGCGGACGTCGAGTCGATTCCCCAGGACATCATCGGCGTCGCGAACAACTTGGGCCTCTTGTCAGGGCTAGGTATGGCGGCCGCACCGACGGAGGTCATCCCAGCGCTGAGCGCCGCGTCCCAACTAATCAGTGCCACGTCCAGCGTCGGCGCCAGCCTAGGCTCGGGCAACCTGACCGTAACCCTTAGCCGTGCCGTTTCGATCGGATCGATGTCGGTGCCCGCGAGCTGGACGACATCGCCAACCAGCCTCACTTCGGTAGTGCCGGACGCCGGCGTGTGTGCCCTGACGGGGACCGGCGAACCTGGCGCGTCCGGGTCCAGCGTGCCGGGAATACCCGGGATGCGGCCGCCCTCGCGAGCCACGCTCGTCGTCCCGCGCTACGGCGTTCGAATCACAGTGATGACGCGCCCACTATCGGGTGGATGA
- a CDS encoding PPE family protein, protein MDFVFLPPEINSTRMYSGPGSGSLLAAASGWDSLAAVLESAAEGYESVLSPLTSWQWRGAASEAMAATAAQYAGWLHTIAQQTKQTARQASAAAAAYEHAYAMTVPPTSITANRIRLKSLIATNVVGQNTAAIAATEAQYAEYWAQDTAAMSGYASSAEAATQFSPFSSPNQTTNSDAQTVQNTAVAHAANSAGSRRVSQAVSPPASTLPSNPIVPDDFTALDGILAAYSSVNATYNMEAFTSGIIGAESNLGMLPKAGAAAAAPALVPSGLGVIPGLASATSSLGGGGAGLGNVTGAFARAGSIGSMSVPASWSAPTTSRITAFEPAGMTTIPGTDEAITSGYPGYPGIPAGTTSRILGAPPRYGARLTVMPRPPAAG, encoded by the coding sequence ATGGATTTCGTCTTTTTGCCGCCGGAGATCAACTCGACCCGAATGTACAGCGGCCCGGGCTCGGGCTCGCTGCTGGCAGCCGCCAGTGGCTGGGATTCGCTAGCCGCTGTATTGGAGTCTGCGGCCGAGGGCTACGAGTCGGTGCTATCGCCCCTTACCAGCTGGCAATGGCGCGGTGCGGCATCCGAGGCGATGGCGGCCACCGCTGCGCAGTACGCGGGCTGGCTGCACACGATCGCCCAACAAACAAAGCAGACGGCCAGGCAAGCTAGCGCGGCCGCGGCGGCCTATGAGCACGCCTATGCGATGACGGTGCCGCCAACGTCGATCACGGCTAATCGCATCCGACTGAAATCGCTGATAGCAACAAACGTCGTGGGCCAGAACACCGCGGCGATCGCGGCCACCGAGGCGCAGTACGCCGAATATTGGGCCCAGGACACTGCCGCGATGTCCGGCTATGCCTCCTCGGCGGAGGCCGCGACACAGTTCAGTCCGTTCTCTTCCCCGAACCAGACCACCAACAGCGACGCGCAGACCGTTCAAAACACCGCAGTTGCCCACGCTGCCAACAGCGCGGGCTCAAGACGGGTTTCCCAGGCGGTTTCGCCGCCGGCCTCGACCCTGCCGTCGAACCCTATCGTCCCTGACGACTTCACCGCCCTCGACGGCATCTTGGCCGCCTATTCTTCGGTAAACGCCACTTACAACATGGAGGCGTTCACTTCCGGAATCATTGGGGCCGAAAGCAATTTGGGCATGCTGCCGAAGGCGGGGGCTGCGGCGGCCGCTCCGGCCTTGGTCCCGTCGGGACTCGGCGTGATACCCGGACTAGCCAGCGCTACGTCGAGCCTTGGCGGTGGTGGTGCGGGCCTAGGCAACGTCACCGGGGCTTTTGCGCGCGCCGGTTCGATCGGGTCGATGTCCGTGCCGGCGAGCTGGTCTGCCCCAACGACCAGCCGTATCACGGCATTCGAGCCTGCCGGCATGACCACTATTCCCGGAACTGACGAGGCAATCACGTCCGGTTATCCGGGCTACCCAGGAATACCGGCGGGGACAACCTCCCGCATTTTGGGAGCGCCTCCCCGCTATGGGGCCCGGCTCACGGTGATGCCACGGCCGCCAGCGGCCGGGTGA
- a CDS encoding amino acid permease, which translates to MAALPDTPESNPEAPTLGFSGEEAGYNKGLKPRQLQMIAIGGAIGTGLFLGAGGRLAKAGPGLFLVYAICGVFVFLMLRALGELVLHRPSSGSFVSYAREFFSEKAAYAVGWLYFMHWSMTSIVDTTAVATYFRYWTAFQAVPQWLLALIALMVVLAMNLISVAWFGELEFWAALIKVSALVAFVAVGTVFLGGRFQIDGRETGVSLWTSHGGLFPTGLVPLLVVTSGVVFAYASVELVGTAAGETAEPEKIMPRAVNSVIARIAIFYVGSLVLLSLLLPYTAYKAGESPFVTFFTKIGFSGAGNVMNVVVITAALSSLNAGLYSTGRIQHSMAVSGSSPKFAARMTKSGVPYGGILMTAVICLCGVALNAFNPGEAFEIVLNVSALGILASWGTIVLCQLRLYKLAKGGVMQRPRFRVPFAPYSGYLTLLFLGAVLALMASDWPLGTWTVGALIVIVPGLITGWYLVRRRVLAVAHERPGYTGPFPVIANLPVKSSDQLPPPKG; encoded by the coding sequence ATGGCCGCCTTGCCCGACACCCCTGAATCGAATCCAGAAGCGCCGACACTTGGATTCTCCGGTGAAGAAGCCGGCTACAACAAGGGGCTTAAGCCCCGCCAGCTCCAGATGATCGCGATTGGCGGCGCGATCGGAACCGGCCTGTTCCTCGGTGCTGGAGGCCGCCTCGCGAAGGCGGGGCCAGGGCTGTTCCTGGTGTACGCGATATGCGGCGTCTTCGTCTTTCTGATGCTTAGAGCACTGGGCGAGCTAGTGCTGCATCGGCCGTCATCGGGTTCGTTCGTATCGTATGCTCGGGAATTCTTCAGCGAGAAGGCCGCCTACGCGGTCGGCTGGCTGTACTTCATGCACTGGTCAATGACATCGATCGTGGATACCACCGCGGTCGCCACCTACTTCCGTTATTGGACCGCGTTCCAGGCGGTCCCCCAGTGGCTCCTCGCTCTGATCGCCTTGATGGTGGTGTTGGCGATGAACCTGATCTCCGTCGCGTGGTTCGGCGAGCTCGAATTCTGGGCGGCGCTAATCAAGGTTTCCGCGCTGGTCGCCTTTGTCGCCGTAGGAACAGTCTTCCTGGGCGGTCGATTTCAGATTGACGGCCGAGAAACTGGCGTGAGTTTATGGACTAGCCATGGCGGGCTGTTCCCGACCGGCTTGGTGCCGCTGCTGGTGGTGACGTCCGGTGTGGTGTTCGCGTACGCGTCCGTCGAACTGGTCGGCACGGCGGCCGGTGAAACCGCCGAGCCGGAGAAGATCATGCCGCGCGCCGTCAATTCGGTGATCGCGCGCATCGCGATCTTCTACGTCGGTTCACTTGTCCTGCTGTCGCTGTTGTTGCCCTACACCGCCTACAAAGCCGGCGAGAGCCCATTTGTGACGTTCTTTACCAAAATCGGCTTTTCCGGTGCCGGCAACGTGATGAATGTCGTAGTAATCACAGCAGCACTCTCGAGTCTGAACGCGGGACTGTACTCGACGGGCCGTATTCAGCACTCAATGGCGGTCAGCGGCAGCAGTCCGAAGTTCGCAGCACGAATGACGAAAAGCGGAGTGCCATATGGCGGGATCCTTATGACCGCCGTCATATGCCTTTGCGGAGTCGCACTCAACGCCTTCAACCCAGGCGAAGCGTTCGAAATCGTCCTCAACGTATCTGCACTAGGAATCCTCGCGAGCTGGGGCACCATCGTGCTGTGCCAACTTCGCCTGTACAAACTGGCTAAAGGTGGCGTAATGCAACGGCCACGGTTTCGCGTGCCGTTTGCTCCCTACAGCGGGTACCTCACTTTGCTTTTCTTAGGCGCCGTGCTGGCTTTGATGGCCTCAGATTGGCCGCTCGGCACCTGGACCGTCGGAGCGCTCATCGTCATCGTCCCCGGGTTGATCACCGGTTGGTACCTGGTGCGCAGGCGAGTGCTGGCCGTGGCGCACGAGCGGCCGGGATACACCGGCCCTTTTCCGGTCATTGCCAACCTGCCGGTGAAATCATCGGATCAACTTCCACCCCCGAAGGGGTGA
- a CDS encoding LLM class F420-dependent oxidoreductase — protein sequence MPTGIILMARPNVPNLVDDVTAQAAQAHELGVAQVWLPQQQNYDAIALAALVGAAVPGLGVGTSVVPINPRHPLIIASLAQTAQAAARGHFSLGLGLGARQIERQAFGTDWPNTITRLREHLTILASVFNTAAVDFRGSELSASPTWPVQVAGGTPIPVYVAAMGPKALRVTGELADGTLPYLAGPRTIGEFIVPTITKAAAEVGRQAPRIIAAVPVLLSEDVESARTVAAQQLSFYETIPSYRKVIAREDVANIADLAAVGSEESVVRQLRRYRDAGATDVVISPLDRSASVDREALWRLTAAL from the coding sequence ATGCCGACCGGAATTATTCTGATGGCCCGTCCTAACGTGCCTAATCTCGTCGATGACGTGACCGCCCAAGCCGCACAAGCTCACGAGCTTGGTGTCGCACAGGTATGGCTGCCCCAGCAGCAGAACTACGACGCGATAGCGCTGGCAGCGCTCGTCGGAGCGGCCGTGCCCGGACTCGGAGTCGGGACGTCGGTGGTGCCGATCAACCCCCGCCACCCGCTGATCATCGCCTCGTTGGCGCAGACAGCGCAGGCCGCCGCGCGCGGCCACTTCAGCCTCGGCCTCGGACTGGGTGCGCGCCAGATCGAACGCCAAGCCTTCGGCACCGACTGGCCCAACACAATTACCCGCTTACGCGAGCATCTGACGATCCTGGCGTCGGTGTTCAATACCGCCGCCGTCGACTTCCGCGGCAGCGAACTCAGCGCCAGCCCCACCTGGCCGGTACAGGTCGCGGGCGGCACCCCGATCCCTGTGTACGTAGCAGCGATGGGCCCCAAGGCGTTACGAGTCACCGGAGAACTGGCTGACGGCACACTCCCTTATCTGGCCGGACCCCGGACGATCGGTGAATTCATCGTGCCGACGATCACCAAAGCGGCAGCCGAAGTGGGCCGCCAGGCGCCGCGCATCATCGCCGCGGTGCCGGTGTTGTTGTCCGAGGATGTCGAAAGCGCTCGCACCGTCGCCGCGCAGCAGTTGAGTTTCTACGAGACCATCCCGTCGTATCGCAAGGTGATAGCTCGAGAGGATGTGGCAAATATTGCGGACCTCGCCGCAGTCGGATCCGAGGAATCCGTCGTGCGTCAATTGCGCCGCTACCGGGATGCGGGTGCCACGGACGTGGTGATCAGCCCGCTGGACCGCTCCGCGTCCGTCGACCGCGAGGCGCTATGGAGGCTCACCGCCGCGTTGTGA
- a CDS encoding amino acid permease, whose protein sequence is MADSDIVADVELAKGLRRRHMNLIALGGVIGAGLFVGSGVVIADAGPAAVVSFLIGGLITMLIMRMLAEMAVAQPVVGSFYVYARQALGRRGGFVTGWMYWYFFVVVVAVEAVAGGRILRLWLPAIPLWLLSLVLMLALTATNLMSARMFGEFEYWFSSIKVIAIVVFLGLGALWITGLWPHSTPGLAHLFDHGGFAPMGWYAVLAAVLPCVAFYTGAEIVTIAAAESDEPERAVSRAMKSIVARIMAFYVGSILVVVIIQPWNTKSVGVSPYASVLSVLGIPAVATIMNVIVLTAVLSCLNSALYTTSRMVFALTTHGDGPRFFTKLSRGGVPRRAIMLGTTVGYLSVAATYVWGDVVFNFLVNSYGAVALFVYLIIAISQVVLRGRAEREDPGALRLKMWLFPWLSYATIVLMAVVILSMAFLSNTRSQFVMSGLTLLTVLAAYELRRWRSRRTTTAPEVAGAIGTSTWQSR, encoded by the coding sequence ATGGCGGATTCAGACATCGTGGCCGACGTCGAGTTGGCCAAAGGTCTGCGACGCCGGCACATGAACCTGATTGCCCTGGGCGGGGTGATCGGCGCGGGATTGTTCGTCGGTAGCGGCGTGGTGATCGCCGATGCCGGGCCGGCCGCAGTGGTGTCGTTCTTGATCGGTGGTCTCATCACGATGCTGATCATGCGGATGCTCGCTGAGATGGCGGTCGCCCAACCGGTAGTCGGGTCGTTCTACGTCTACGCCCGCCAGGCGTTAGGTCGCCGCGGAGGATTCGTGACCGGTTGGATGTACTGGTACTTCTTCGTCGTCGTGGTGGCGGTCGAAGCCGTGGCCGGCGGGCGCATCCTGCGACTGTGGTTACCCGCGATTCCGTTGTGGTTGCTCAGTCTTGTTTTGATGCTGGCGCTGACGGCCACCAATCTCATGTCGGCCCGCATGTTCGGCGAATTCGAGTATTGGTTCTCGTCGATCAAGGTCATCGCCATCGTCGTCTTTCTCGGTCTGGGCGCACTGTGGATCACCGGCCTGTGGCCACACTCGACACCGGGGCTAGCCCATCTCTTCGACCACGGCGGGTTCGCACCGATGGGGTGGTACGCAGTGCTCGCCGCGGTGCTGCCCTGCGTTGCCTTTTACACGGGCGCGGAGATCGTCACCATTGCCGCCGCAGAGTCCGATGAACCGGAGCGCGCGGTCTCGCGCGCAATGAAATCGATCGTTGCTCGGATCATGGCGTTCTACGTCGGGTCGATCCTGGTCGTGGTCATCATCCAGCCGTGGAATACCAAGAGTGTCGGCGTCAGCCCCTACGCGTCAGTACTGTCGGTCTTGGGCATTCCCGCGGTGGCGACGATCATGAACGTCATTGTCCTCACTGCGGTCTTGTCCTGTCTTAACTCGGCGCTCTACACCACCTCACGCATGGTGTTTGCACTGACCACCCACGGTGACGGACCCCGCTTCTTCACGAAACTGTCCCGCGGCGGGGTACCGCGACGAGCCATCATGCTGGGCACCACCGTCGGCTACCTATCAGTCGCCGCGACCTACGTCTGGGGCGACGTGGTGTTCAACTTTCTGGTCAACTCCTATGGCGCTGTCGCGCTGTTCGTCTATCTGATCATCGCGATCTCACAAGTAGTGCTGCGGGGCCGCGCCGAACGCGAGGACCCCGGCGCGTTGCGACTCAAGATGTGGTTATTTCCATGGTTGAGCTACGCCACCATCGTGCTGATGGCGGTGGTCATTCTCTCGATGGCATTCCTTTCCAACACACGATCGCAATTCGTCATGAGTGGACTTACGCTTCTCACCGTTCTCGCCGCATACGAACTCCGCCGCTGGCGCAGCCGCCGCACCACTACCGCCCCCGAGGTCGCCGGCGCCATTGGTACGAGCACCTGGCAATCGCGGTGA